A section of the Methanococcus vannielii SB genome encodes:
- a CDS encoding tyrosine-type recombinase/integrase has product MVRHYCKDWLTKDELKKFIDNIDSKEHKLFFKMLYGMALRVSELLTITVKNINLKEGVCKLLDTKTERFEITVIPEWLYSDIFGHILDNNLNDEDPLFKFKNRTYAWELVKKYTKVAKINKEFSTHTFRRSRALHLLNDGVPLEKVSKYLRHKSINTTMHYLKITVEDIKKELNKIGDWYDL; this is encoded by the coding sequence ATGGTAAGACACTATTGTAAGGACTGGCTTACTAAGGATGAATTAAAAAAATTCATAGACAATATAGATTCTAAAGAACATAAGTTATTTTTTAAAATGCTATACGGGATGGCATTAAGGGTTTCAGAATTGTTAACTATAACTGTCAAAAACATCAATCTAAAGGAAGGTGTTTGTAAGCTATTAGATACTAAAACAGAAAGATTTGAAATAACGGTAATTCCTGAATGGCTTTATTCAGATATTTTCGGACATATTTTAGACAATAATTTAAATGATGAAGACCCCCTTTTTAAATTTAAAAACAGGACTTATGCATGGGAGTTAGTTAAAAAATACACTAAAGTTGCAAAAATAAATAAAGAATTTTCTACCCATACATTTAGGAGAAGTAGGGCGTTACACTTATTAAATGACGGCGTACCGCTTGAAAAAGTGAGTAAATACTTACGTCATAAATCAATAAACACTACAATGCACTATCTAAAAATTACCGTTGAAGATATTAAAAAAGAACTTAATAAAATTGGGGATTGGTACGATTTATAG